Genomic segment of Parageobacillus genomosp. 1:
CTAACACACTTATCATTAAAAAATTATCGTAATTATGAAAGCCAAACATTGGAATTTACGAACAATGTAAATATTATTTTGGGGGAAAATGCTCAAGGAAAAACAAATATGATGGAGGCTATCTATGTATTGGCGATGGCGAAGTCGCATCGCACGACAAACGACAAAGAGCTTATTCGCTGGAATGAAGACTATGCTAAAATAGTAGGAAAGGCAGTAAAAAAACACGGATCGTTATCGCTCGAATTAATCATTTCAAAAAAAGGAAAAAAGGCGAAATGCAACCATATGGAACAGCAGCGGCTAAGCCAGTACGTCGGCCATTTAAATGTCGTGATGTTTGCCCCAGAAGACTTAAACTTAGTGAAGGGAAGTCCGCAAGTAAGACGCCGTTTTATCGATATGGAAATCGGGCAAGTTTCCCCCGTTTATATACATGATTTGAGTCAATATCAAAAGATTTTGCAGCAGCGCAACCACTGTTTAAAAATGCTGCAGACACGCGAGCGGCAAGATGAAACGATATTAGATATTTTAACAGAGCAGCTGATTCCGCTGGCGGCGAAAATTACGCTAAAGCGCCATGAATTTTTGTTTTTGCTCGAAAAATGGGCAGCGCCCATTCACCATGAAATTAGCCGCGGATTAGAACGGTTGCAAATTCAATATGAGCCGTCTATTGATGTATCAGAAAAGGTAGAATTGTCGAGAATAATAGAAGCATATAGCGAAAAGTTTGCTACAATAAAGGAGAGGGAAATTCAGCGGGGAATGACGCTCGCTGGCCCGCATCGTGATGATATTTCATTTATTGTAAATGGAAAAAATGTGCAAACATTTGGTTCTCAAGGACAACAACGCACAACAGCGTTATCTGTCAAGTTGGCGGAAATTGAATTAATTTTCTCTGAACTTGGCGATTACCCCATTCTTTTACTGGATGATGTGCTATCAGAACTTGACGACTTTCGGCAAACCCACCTCCTTGATACGATCCGGCGAAAAGTACAAACATTTGTGACGACAACAAGCATTGACGGGATTAAACATGACATCATTAAGGAAGCCGCCATTTATAAAGTGCATTCTGGTTCCATAACCGCCCCTTCCTGTCATTAATGCTTTGAACGTTTGGAAAGAAAGCGTAGGTGATTTGACATGAAAATGGAACAAAAAGTCGAACATACGTATGATGCAAGCCAAATTCAAGTGCTCGAAGGGTTGGAAGCGGTTCGAAAACGCCCTGGAATGTATATTGGTTCGACGGGGCCAAATGGGCTGCATCATCTCGTATGGGAGATTGTTGACAACAGCATTGACGAAGCATTAGCTGGTTATTGTACGGAAATTAACGTGACGATCGAAAAAGATAACAGCATTACTGTTGCGGATAACGGTCGTGGCATTCCCGTTGACATTCAAGAGAAAATGGGACGCCCAGCTGTTGAAGTAATCATGACCGTCTTGCACGCCGGGGGCAAGTTTGGCGGCGGCGGTTATAAAGTGTCGGGTGGACTGCATGGAGTTGGCGCTTCTGTCGTTAACGCTTTGTCGGAAGAATTGGAGGTATACGTATACAGAGATGGGAAAATACATTATCAAAAATATCAGCGCGGCGTTCCTTGCACCGATTTGCAAGTGATTGGCGACACAGATCGGACAGGCACTACCACTCATTTTAAACCTGATCCGGAAATTTTTACAGAAACGACCGAATTCGATTATGAAACGTTGGCAACTCGTCTTCGTGAGCTTGCTTTTTTAAACCGCGGCTTGAAAATTACGCTCGAAGATAAGCGGGTAGAAAATCGAAAAAATGAATATTGCTACGAAGGCGGTATTCAATCTTACGTTAAACATTTAAATCGCACGCGCGAAGTGCTTCATGAAGAGCCGATTTATATCGTCGGTGAACGCGACGGTATTCATGTCGAAATTGCGCTTCAATACAACGACAGCTATAGCAGCAATATTTATTCATTTGTGAACAACATTCATACACACGAAGGCGGAACGCATGAATCCGGTTTTAAAATGGCGCTGACGCGCATTATTAACGATTACGCACGCAAACAGCAAATTTTTAAAGAGAATGATCCTAATTTAATTGGCGAAGATGTCCGTGAGGGGTTAACAGCAATCGTTTCGATTAAGCACCCGTCCCCGCAGTTTGAAGGACAAACGAAAACAAAGCTTGGAAACAGCGACGCTCGGACGGTTACCGACGCGGTGTTTTCGGAGCAATTTGAAACCTTTTTACTAGAACATCCGACCATAGCTCGAAAAATCGTCGAAAAAGGAATGATGGCGGCCCGAGCGCGCGTAGCGGCAAAAAAAGCGCGCGAGCTGACACGACGGAAAAGTGCGCTCGAAATTTCCAACTTGCCTGGGAAATTGGCTGATTGCTCATCAAAAGATCCTTCGATTAGCGAGCTGTATGTTGTGGAAGGAGACTCTGCCGGCGGTTCGGCCAAACAAGGACGGGACCGTCATTTCCAAGCGATTTTACCGCTGCGCGGGAAAATTATTAACGTCGAGAAAGCACGCCTGGATAAAATTTTATCGAACAATGAAGTTCGTGCCATTATTACTGCACTGGGCACGGGAATTGGTGAAGACTTCGATATTACAAAAGCGCGCTACCATAAAATCATTATTATGACCGATGCGGACGTCGATGGCGCCCATATTCGCACATTGCTGCTTACATTCTTTTACCGTTATATGCGCGAATTTATCGAGCGGGGATATGTATACATCGCCCAACCGCCGCTTTATAAAATTGAGCAAGGCAAACAAGTAAGGTACGCCTATAACGACCGGCAGTTGGAGAAAATTCTTGCGGAATTGCCGGAAAACCCAAAACCGACGATTCAACGTTATAAAGGTCTTGGCGAGATGAACCCAGAGCAGTTATGGGAAACAACGATGAACCCGGAGACAAGAACGCTGCTTCAAGTTAGTTTGCAAGATGCCATTGAAGCTGATGAAACGTTTGAAATTTTGATGGGAGACAAAGTAGAACCACGAAGACAATTTATCGAAGAAAACGCAAGGTATGTAAGAAATTTAGATATTTAGTTTGGAGAGTGTTGAGCAATCACCCTCCCCACTCCAAATTTTTTTATAAGGGAGGTTTTTATGAATGGCAGAAAATCAACATCCGCGTATCCGTGAAGTCAATATTAGCCAGGAAATGCGTTCCTCGTTTCTCGATTATGCGATGAGCGTCATCGTATCGCGGGCATTGCCTGATGTGCGTGACGGGCTAAAACCTGTGCATCGCCGCATTTTATATGCGATGCATGATCTTGGCATGACCGCGGACAAACCATACAAAAAGTCGGCCCGCATCGTCGGCGAAGTCATCGGGAAATACCATCCGCACGGCGATGCAGCCGTATACGACACGATGGTTCGCATGGCACAAGATTTTAACTATCGCTACATGCTTGTTGATGGGCACGGAAACTTCGGATCGATTGACGGCGACGCGGCTGCCGCGATGCGCTATACAGAAGCGCGCATGTCCAAAATCGCGATGGAACTGTTGCGTGACATCAACAAAGACACGATCGATTATCAAGATAACTACGACGGTTCGGAAAAGGAACCAGTCGTTTTGCCGTCGCGCTTTCCTAACTTATTAGTAAACGGCTCATCTGGAATTGCGGTAGGGATGGCGACAAACATTCCGCCACATCAGCTCGGCGAAGTCATCGATGCCATTTTGGCATTAAGCAAAAATCCTGATATGACGGTAGCCGATTTAATGGAATACATTCCAGGACCGGATTTTCCGACGGCGGGGCAAATTATCGGCCGCAGTGGCATTCGTAAAGCATACGAAACAGGACGCGGCTCGATTACATTGCGTGCGAAAGTGGAGATCGAACAGCAGTCCAATGGAAAGGAAACGATCATCGTCCGCGAGCTTCCTTATCAAGTGAACAAGGCAAAATTAATTGAACGTATCGCGGAGCTTGTCCGCGAAAAGAAAATTGACGGCATTACCGATTTACGCGACGAGTCGGACCGGAGCGGAATGCGGATTGTCATCGAAGTGCGCCGCGATGCCAACGCCAAAGTCATTTTAAACAATCTATATAAACATACGGCTTTGCAAACAAGCTTTGGCATTAATATGCTTGCGCTTGTTGATGGTCAGCCGAAAGTGTTAAATTTGAAGGAATGTCTGGAGTATTATTTGGAACATCAGAAAGTAGTAATCCGTCGCCGGACAGCTTATGAGCTGAAAAAGGCGGAAGCCCGTGCCCATATTTTAGAGGGCCTTCGCGTTGCTCTTGATCACCTTGACGAGGTGATTAACCTAATCCGTAGCTCGCAAACGACAGAAATCGCTAGGGAAGGGCTGATGAAACAATTTTCACTCAGTGAAAGACAGGCTCAGGCGATTTTAGACATGCGTTTGCAACGATTGACAGGGTTAGAACGCGAAAAAATTGAACAAGAATATCAAGATCTTGTCCGTTTCATCGCTGAATTAAAAGCGATTTTAGCAGATGAGGAAAAGGTGCTGCAAATTATTCGTGATGAACTAACGGAAATTAAAGAGCGGTTTAACGATGAGCGGAGAACCGAAATCGTCGTTGGAGGAGTCGAAGAATTTGACGATGAAGATTTAATTCCGCGTGAAAACATCGTCATTACGCTTACGCATAAAGGTTATATTAAAAGACTTCCTGTTTCGACGTATAAAAGTCAAAAACGAGGCGGACGGGGCGTCCAAGGCATGCATACGACCGAAGACGATTTTGTCGAACATCTTTTGATTACGTCGACTCATGATACCATTTTATTCTTTACGAATAAAGGCAAAGTATATCGGGCAAAAGGATATGAAATTCCGGAATTCGGTCGGACCGCGAAAGGCCTTCCGCTTATTAATCTTTTAGAACTGGATAAAGATGAGTGGATTAATACGATTATCCCTATTCATGACGAATTTGACGACAATCTATATTTGTTCTTTACAACAAAAGAAGGCATTGCCAAGCGTTGCCCACTTTCTGCTTTCGCCCATATTCGAAACAACGGTTTGATCGCAATCCATCTGCGCGAAGGGGACGAGTTGATTTCGGTTAAGTTAACGGATGGATCGAAACATATTATCGTCGGGACGAAAAACGGAATGCTTATTCGTTTTCCGGAAACCGATGTGCGCACAATGGGACGGAGTGCAACGGGAGTGAAGGCGATCACGCTTGATGAGGATGATGAAGTAGTAGGCATGGACATTTTAGAGGATGATTGCGACGTATTAGTCGTGACGAAAAACGGATACGGCAAGCGCACCCCTGCCTCTGAATATCGTCTGCAAAGCCGCGGCGGAAAAGGAATTAAAACATGTAATGTGACGGAGAAAAACGGTCCGGTTGTTGCGGTGAAAACGGTCAACGGAGACGAAGATTTAATGCTCATCACGACAAGCGGCATCCTCATTCGCATTGCTGTCAGCGATATTTCACGAGTAGGAAGAAATACGCAAGGGGTAAAATTAATTCGTCTATCGGAAGAAAATGAGCATGAATATGTTGCTACGGTAGCGAAAGTTCCAATAGAAGAAAAAGAGGAAGAGGATCATTTATCATAAATAATATAGGTGTCCGAAACTTTGCTTTCGGGACACCTTTCTTTTTTATATTTTATATGCATAAAGTACTACAACTGATTTCCTAATAATGTTAGTATAAAATTGCACGAACAAAATATAGGAGTGTATAGTGATGATTCGGGTAAAGCTTCACCAATTGCAAGAAGGATGTATTCTTGCCGAAGATGTGCTAGGGAAAACGAAAAAACCAATTATGCCAAAAAGTACGGTAGTGACATCAACGCTATTAAACGTATTAGAAAAATTTTTAATTGGGGAAGTATGTGTCGAGCCAATTTTAGCAAACGGCGAGCCGTTTCGGCCGACGGAATTGTCTGAAGCGTACCATGAAGGTGCTATAAACGGTGAACATCTGATATCTCTTTACTTAAAAGCGGTTCAAAAATATAAAAAAGCGTTTCAGTCATGGCAATCTGGCTCCCCGATTGACATCGCCGAAGTTAGAGATATGATTATTCCACTACTGGATAAATTTATACAGAATAAGAGGGAATTGTTAATCTTATACCGTTATGCGACAACAGAAGATTATTTATATCACCATGCTGTTAGTGTCGGGTTGTTAGCAGGTTTTTTAGCAAAACAAATGGATTATAGCAGAGGGGATTGTTATCAAATCGCGCTTGCCGGTGTATTGTCTGACTGTGGAATGGCGAAGGTGGACAAAAGGATTTTAACAAAGCGGTCCGCGCTTACTACTAGCGAATACAAAGAAGTACAGCAACATAGCGTATTTGGCTATCGAATGGTACAAAGAATAACAGCTTTAAAACAAGAAGCAAAGCTGGCGGTATTGCAGCACCATGAACGCAATGACGGAAGCGGCTATCCGTTTGGCATTCGTGACCAGCAAATTCACCCATATAGCAAAATAGTGGCGGTAGCAGACGTTTATCATGCAATGACTTCCGAGCGCCTTTATCGACGTAAACAGTCACCTTTTAAAGCGCTGGAAAAAATGCAAATCGAACAATTTGGCAAATTAAGCATGGAGGCAATAAAAGTGCTGCTAGATCATTTAGTCAGCTTTCAAACAGGAACGCTAGTTAAATTATCAAACGACGAAATAGGAGAAATTATTTTTATACAGCCGGAAGAGCCGACAAGACCAATTGTTAAACTAGCCAACAAAGAGGAATTTCTTTCTCTAAGTGAACATCGAGATATATATATCGAAGAAATTATTAATTAATAATGCTAGCGGATGAATATTTTTCTTAAAAATACTGTTGAATATGAAAGGCAAAAATGATAGAATCAATTTTGCTTGATTCAAAAGATGTTTCGCTGATAAAAAAATTTGTAAAAAAGTGTTGACTTTTAATTGTCTATGAGTTACTATTTAATAGCTGTCATCATTAAGAGATAAAAGCTCCTTGAAAACTAAACAAAACGCAAGCGTCAATAAGAAAAGCGGAGGCGACTGATTAGCCCCGAGGGGCTAGGAGCCGAAGCTGGACAATATTTAAAATAAGCCAATCAACTTTCTATGGAGAGTTTGATCCTGGCTCAGGACGAACGCTGGCGGCGTGCCTAATACATGCAAGTCGAGCGGACCGAACAGGAGCTTGCTCTTGTTCGGTTAGCGGCGGACGGGTGAGTAACACGTGGGCAACCTACCCGTAAGACCGGGATAACTCCGGGAAACCGGAGCTAATACCGGATAACACCGAAGACCGCATGGTCTTTGGTTGAAAGGCGGCTTTGGCTGTCACTTACGGATGGGCCCGCGGCGCATTAGCTAGTTGGTGAGGTAACGGCTCACCAAGGCGACGATGCGTAGCCGGCCTGAGAGGGTGACCGGCCACACTGGGACTGAGACACGGCCCAGACTCCTACGGGAGGCAGCAGTAGGGAATCTTCCGCAATGGACGAAAGTCTGACGGAGCGACGCCGCGTGAGCGAAGAAGGTCTTCGGATCGTAAAGCTCTGTTGTTAGGGAAGAAGAAGTACCGTTCGAATAGGGCGGTACGGTGACGGTACCTAACGAGAAAGCCCCGGCTAACTACGTGCCAGCAGCCGCGGTAATACGTAGGGGGCGAGCGTTGTCCGGAATTATTGGGCGTAAAGCGCGCGCAGGCGGTCTCTTAAGTCTGATGTGAAAGCCCACGGCTCAACCGTGGAGGGTCATTGGAAACTGGGGGACTTGAGTGCAGAAGAGGAGAGCGGAATTCCACGTGTAGCGGTGAAATGCGTAGAGATGTGGAGGAACACCAGTGGCGAAGGCGGCTCTCTGGTCTGTAACTGACGCTGAGGCGCGAAAGCGTGGGGAGCAAACAGGATTAGATACCCTGGTAGTCCACGCCGTAAACGATGAGTGCTAAGTGTTAGAGGGGTCAAACCCTTTAGTGCTGCAGCTAACGCGTTAAGCACTCCGCCTGGGGAGTACGGCCGCAAGGCTGAAACTCAAAGGAATTGACGGGGGCCCGCACAAGCGGTGGAGCATGTGGTTTAATTCGAAGCAACGCGAAGAACCTTACCAGGTCTTGACATCCCCTGACAACCCTAGAGATAGGGCGTTCCCCCTTCGGGGGGGACAGGGTGACAGGTGGTGCATGGTTGTCGTCAGCTCGTGTCGTGAGATGTTGGGTTAAGTCCCGCAACGAGCGCAACCCTCGACCTTAGTTGCCAGCATTCAGTTGGGCACTCTAAGGTGACTGCCGATGACAAATCGGAGGAAGGTGGGGATGACGTCAAATCATCATGCCCCTTATGACCTGGGCTACACACGTGCTACAATGGGCGGTACAAAGGGCTGCGAACCCGCGAGGGGGAGCGAATCCCAAAAAGCCGCTCTCAGTTCGGATTGCAGGCTGCAACTCGCCTGCATGAAGCCGGAATCGCTAGTAATCGCGGATCAGCATGCCGCGGTGAATACGTTCCCGGGCCTTGTACACACCGCCCGTCACACCACGAGAGCTTGCAACACCCGAAGTCGGTGAGGTAACCCGTTTGGGAGCCAGCCGCCGAAGGTGGGGCAAGTGATTGGGGTGAAGTCGTAACAAGGTAGCCGTACCGGAAGGTGCGGCTGGATCACCTCCTTTCTAAGGATGATACGAAAGGCGAAGGCGACTGGTTAGCCCCGACAGGCGCTGGAGGGCTCGCGAGGAGGCTGTTGCCGCCGCAGCGAGACCGAAGCGGCCCGAGGGGCTAGGAGCCGAAGCTAGACAGTGCGAAAAGCGAAGGACGCTTCGGGTTTGTTCAGTTTTGAGGGAACATATTTATGTTCTCTTCAATTAATCCGTTTTGCGCCTGCGTCTTCTAGTGAATTCAAAGAAGCTGGATTCCTCGGCGCAAGGCAGCAAAGAAGCAGACTCAAGAAGTAGTCTCGTTCCTTGAAAACTAGATAACCGAAAGGAAGAAGCCGAGAAGCGCAATGTTGGTTAAGTTAGAAAGGGCGCACGGTGGATGCCTTGGCACTAGGAGCCGATGAAGGACGGGGCAAACGCCGAAACGCTTCGGGGAGCTGTAAGCAAGCGTTGATCCGGAGATGTCCGAATGGGGAAACCCACTGTCCGTAATGGGACAGTATCCATACCTGAATCCATAGGGTATGGAGGGCACACCCGGGGAACTGAAACATCTCAGTACCCGGAGGAGAAGAAAGCAAAAGCGATTCCCTGAGTAGCGGCGAGCGAAACGGGAACAGCCCAAACCAAGAGGCTTGCCTCTTGGGGTTGTAGGACCACTCACATGGGAGTGACAAAGGAACGGGGTAGACGAAGCGGTCTGGAAAGGCCCGCCAGAGAAGGTGATAGCCCTGTAGTCGAAACTTCGTTCCCTCCCGAGTGGCTCCTGAGTACGGCGGGACACGGGGAATCCCGTCGGAAGCAGGGAGGACCATCTCCCAAGGCTAAATACTCCCTAGTGACCGATAGTGAACCAGTACCGTGAGGGAAAGGTGAAAAGCACCCCGGAAGGGGAGTGAAAGAGAACCTGAAACCGTGTGCCTACAAGTAGTCAGAGCCCGTTCATGGGTGATGGCGTGCCTTTTGTAGAATGAACCGGCGAGTTACGATGACGTGCGAGGTTAAGTCGAAGAGACGGAGCCGCAGCGAAAGCGAGTCTGAATAGGGCGTTGAGTACGTCGTCGTAGACCCGAAACCAGGTGATCTACCCATGTCCAGGGTGAAGGTAGGGTAACACCTACTGGAGGCCCGAACCCACGCACGTTGAAAAGTGCGGGGATGAGGTGTGGGTAGGGGTGAAATGCCAATCGAACCTGGAGATAGCTGGTTCTCCCCGAAATAGCTTTAGGGCTAGCCTCAAGGGAAGAGTCTTGGAGGTAGAGCACTGATTGGGCTAGGGGCCCTCATCGGGTTACCGAACTCAGTCAAACTCCGAATGCCAATGACTTATCCTTGGGAGTCAGACTACGAGTGATAAGATCCGTGGTCGAGAGGGAAACAGCCCAGATCACCAGCTAAGGTCCCTAAGTGCACGTTAAGTGGAAAAGGATGTGGAGTTGCCCAGACAACCAGGATGTTGGCTTAGAAGCAGCCACCATTTAAAGAGTGCGTAATAGCTCACTGGTCGAGTGACTCTGCGCCGAAAATGTACCGGGGCTAAACGTGCCACCGAAGCTGTGGGATGACCGTTGGTCATCGGTAGGGGAGCGTTCTAAGGGCGTCGAAGCGAGACCGGAAGGACTCGTGGAGCGCTTAGAAGTGAGAATGCCGGTGTGAGTAGCGAAAACAGAGGTGAGAATCCTCTGCACCGAAAGCCTAAGGGTTCCTGAGGAAGGTTCGTCCGCTCAGGGTTAGTCGGGACCTAAGCCGAGGCCGAAAGGCGTAGGTGATGGGCAACAGGTAGAGATTCCTGTACCACCTCCTCACCGTTTGAGCGATGGGGGGACGCAGGAAGGTAGGGCGAGCAGGCTGCTGGAATAGCCTGTCCAAGCGGTTAGGCTGCCAGATAGGCAAATCCGTCTGGCGTGAAGGCGGAGCCGTGATGGCGAAGGGACCTTTGGTCCCGAAGTCCCCGATCCTACACTGCCAAGAAAAGCCTCTAGCGAGGTGAGAGGTGCCCGTACCGCAAACCGACACAGGTAGGCGAGGAGAGAATCCTAAGGTGCGCGGGAGAACTCTCGTTAAGGAACTCGGCAAAATGACCCCGTAACTTCGGGAGAAGGGGTGCTCTCTTGGGTGAATAGCCCGAGGGAGCCGCAGTGAAAAGGCCCAAGCGACTGTTTATCAAAAACACAGGTCTCTGCGAAGCCGAAAGGCGAAGTATAGGGGCTGACACCTGCCCGGTGCTGGAAGGTTAAGGGGAGCGCTTAGCGCAAGCGAAGGTGCGAACCGAAGCCCCAGTAAACGGCGGCCGTAACTATAACGGTCCTAAGGTAGCGAAATTCCTTGTCGGGTAAGTTCCGACCCGCACGAAAGGTGTAACGACTTGGGCACTGTCTCAACGAGAGACCCGGTGAAATCATACTACCTGTGAAGATGCAGGTTACCCGCGACAGGACGGAAAGACCCCGTGGAGCTTTACTGCAGCCTGATATGGAATTTTGGTATCGCTTGTACAGGATAGGTGGGAGCCTGGGAAGCCGGAGCGCCAGCTTCGGTGGAGGCGCCGGTGGGATACCACCCTGGCGGTATTGAAATTCTAACCCGCACCCCTTACCGGGGTGGGAGACAGTGTCAGGTGGGCAGTTTGACTGGGGCGGTCGCCTCCCAAAAGGTAACGGAGGCGCCCAAAGGTTCCCTCAGAATGGTTGGAAATCATTCGGAGAGTGCAAAGGCACAAGGGAGCTTGACTGCGAGACGGACAGGTCGAGCAGGGACGAAAGTCGGGCTTAGTGATCCGGTGGTTCCGTATGGAAGGGCCATCGCTCAACGGATAAAAGCTACCCCGGGGATAACAGGCTGATCTCCCCCAAGAGTCCACATCGACGGGGAGGTTTGGCACCTCGATGTCGGCTCATCGCATCCTGGGGCTGTAGTCGGTCCCAAGGGTTGGGCTGTTCGCCCATTAAAGCGGTACGCGAGCTGGGTTCAGAACGTCGTGAGACAGTTCGGTCCCTATCCGTCGCGGGCGTAGGAAATTTGAGAGGAGCTGTCCTTAGTACGAGAGGACCGGGATGGACGCACCGCTGGTGTACCAGTTGTCCCGCCAGGGGCACCGCTGGGTAGCTATGTGCGGAAGGGATAAGCGCTGAAAGCATCTAAGCGTGAAGCCCCCCTCAAGATGAGATTTCCCATCGCGTAAGCGAGTAAGATCCCTCGAAGATGACGAGGTCGATAGGTCCGAGGTGGAAGCGTGGCGACACGTGCAGCTGACGGATACTAATCGATCGAGGACTTAACCACGAAAAGCGCAGGACGCACGGCTTCTTCCCAACAGACGGTTATCTAGTTTTGAAGGAATGAACTCCTTCTTGACAAAATCGATCAGATGGATATAATAATACATGTCCAATTGAACAGCTTGCCTAGTGACAATGGCGGAGAGGAAACACCCGTTCCCATCCCGAACACGGAAGTTAAGCTCTCCAGCGCCGATGGTAGTTGGGGCCAGCGCCCCTGCAAGAGTAGGTCGTCGCTAGGCAATTATGTTTATAAAGCATCCTGCCTATTTAAGAGGTAGGATGCTTTTTCATTTCTTAAGAGTCAAGGGAATGAAATTTTTTTATTAAGTATTGGTAAAGCAATAACGGTACTTTCTCTGCGGTTAAAGATAAAAATTGAACGATCAATATATATGCTTTGCTTGGATAGGAGTGCAATAACTCGCTCCACCACTCCGTTTCGTACCGGGAGATCATGCTTAAATTGTATAGTAATAAATAATGGGCAATG
This window contains:
- the recF gene encoding DNA replication/repair protein RecF (All proteins in this family for which functions are known are DNA-binding proteins that assist the filamentation of RecA onto DNA for the initiation of recombination or recombinational repair.) produces the protein MFLTHLSLKNYRNYESQTLEFTNNVNIILGENAQGKTNMMEAIYVLAMAKSHRTTNDKELIRWNEDYAKIVGKAVKKHGSLSLELIISKKGKKAKCNHMEQQRLSQYVGHLNVVMFAPEDLNLVKGSPQVRRRFIDMEIGQVSPVYIHDLSQYQKILQQRNHCLKMLQTRERQDETILDILTEQLIPLAAKITLKRHEFLFLLEKWAAPIHHEISRGLERLQIQYEPSIDVSEKVELSRIIEAYSEKFATIKEREIQRGMTLAGPHRDDISFIVNGKNVQTFGSQGQQRTTALSVKLAEIELIFSELGDYPILLLDDVLSELDDFRQTHLLDTIRRKVQTFVTTTSIDGIKHDIIKEAAIYKVHSGSITAPSCH
- the gyrB gene encoding DNA topoisomerase (ATP-hydrolyzing) subunit B; translated protein: MKMEQKVEHTYDASQIQVLEGLEAVRKRPGMYIGSTGPNGLHHLVWEIVDNSIDEALAGYCTEINVTIEKDNSITVADNGRGIPVDIQEKMGRPAVEVIMTVLHAGGKFGGGGYKVSGGLHGVGASVVNALSEELEVYVYRDGKIHYQKYQRGVPCTDLQVIGDTDRTGTTTHFKPDPEIFTETTEFDYETLATRLRELAFLNRGLKITLEDKRVENRKNEYCYEGGIQSYVKHLNRTREVLHEEPIYIVGERDGIHVEIALQYNDSYSSNIYSFVNNIHTHEGGTHESGFKMALTRIINDYARKQQIFKENDPNLIGEDVREGLTAIVSIKHPSPQFEGQTKTKLGNSDARTVTDAVFSEQFETFLLEHPTIARKIVEKGMMAARARVAAKKARELTRRKSALEISNLPGKLADCSSKDPSISELYVVEGDSAGGSAKQGRDRHFQAILPLRGKIINVEKARLDKILSNNEVRAIITALGTGIGEDFDITKARYHKIIIMTDADVDGAHIRTLLLTFFYRYMREFIERGYVYIAQPPLYKIEQGKQVRYAYNDRQLEKILAELPENPKPTIQRYKGLGEMNPEQLWETTMNPETRTLLQVSLQDAIEADETFEILMGDKVEPRRQFIEENARYVRNLDI
- a CDS encoding HD-GYP domain-containing protein, which codes for MIRVKLHQLQEGCILAEDVLGKTKKPIMPKSTVVTSTLLNVLEKFLIGEVCVEPILANGEPFRPTELSEAYHEGAINGEHLISLYLKAVQKYKKAFQSWQSGSPIDIAEVRDMIIPLLDKFIQNKRELLILYRYATTEDYLYHHAVSVGLLAGFLAKQMDYSRGDCYQIALAGVLSDCGMAKVDKRILTKRSALTTSEYKEVQQHSVFGYRMVQRITALKQEAKLAVLQHHERNDGSGYPFGIRDQQIHPYSKIVAVADVYHAMTSERLYRRKQSPFKALEKMQIEQFGKLSMEAIKVLLDHLVSFQTGTLVKLSNDEIGEIIFIQPEEPTRPIVKLANKEEFLSLSEHRDIYIEEIIN
- the gyrA gene encoding DNA gyrase subunit A codes for the protein MAENQHPRIREVNISQEMRSSFLDYAMSVIVSRALPDVRDGLKPVHRRILYAMHDLGMTADKPYKKSARIVGEVIGKYHPHGDAAVYDTMVRMAQDFNYRYMLVDGHGNFGSIDGDAAAAMRYTEARMSKIAMELLRDINKDTIDYQDNYDGSEKEPVVLPSRFPNLLVNGSSGIAVGMATNIPPHQLGEVIDAILALSKNPDMTVADLMEYIPGPDFPTAGQIIGRSGIRKAYETGRGSITLRAKVEIEQQSNGKETIIVRELPYQVNKAKLIERIAELVREKKIDGITDLRDESDRSGMRIVIEVRRDANAKVILNNLYKHTALQTSFGINMLALVDGQPKVLNLKECLEYYLEHQKVVIRRRTAYELKKAEARAHILEGLRVALDHLDEVINLIRSSQTTEIAREGLMKQFSLSERQAQAILDMRLQRLTGLEREKIEQEYQDLVRFIAELKAILADEEKVLQIIRDELTEIKERFNDERRTEIVVGGVEEFDDEDLIPRENIVITLTHKGYIKRLPVSTYKSQKRGGRGVQGMHTTEDDFVEHLLITSTHDTILFFTNKGKVYRAKGYEIPEFGRTAKGLPLINLLELDKDEWINTIIPIHDEFDDNLYLFFTTKEGIAKRCPLSAFAHIRNNGLIAIHLREGDELISVKLTDGSKHIIVGTKNGMLIRFPETDVRTMGRSATGVKAITLDEDDEVVGMDILEDDCDVLVVTKNGYGKRTPASEYRLQSRGGKGIKTCNVTEKNGPVVAVKTVNGDEDLMLITTSGILIRIAVSDISRVGRNTQGVKLIRLSEENEHEYVATVAKVPIEEKEEEDHLS